The Actinomycetes bacterium genome contains a region encoding:
- a CDS encoding long-chain fatty acid--CoA ligase, with translation MPSAGRTSGSLTEKMPTPAPSFGQLILNRVKESGPMEGFRKPAGSGWKSYTWDETLQECSELAAGLVALGAEMEHRVAIASSTRLEWVFADYAIMLSGAATTTVYPSTGDDDVAYILQDSGTELLFAEDQSQADKALAAKIDRLGTIILIDGEGDGDKVISWNQLREKGKAALAENPNLIQERVDATGPDKLATLIYTSGTTGKPKGVELTHGNWTYEAAAMDALGIMDKADVQFLWLPLAHSFGKVLLGGHLQVGGVTVVDGRVPKIVENLPVIQPTLMAAVPRIFEKVYAGVQAKAAEDGGLKEKIFHWAFNVGKREHAKKMNGENYGGWQLNLADKLVYSKVRERLGGNLRYMVSGSAALSAEINEWFDIVGLPILEGYGLTETSAATCVNRPESKMAGTVGQPLPGTEIKIADDGEIMVRGGGVMRCYRNREEANEEVFGDQPPSPERWFATGDIGVIDDAGRIKITDRKKDLVKTSGGKYIAPGAIEAQFKAKCGIAGAVCVIANERKFASALVALDPDAAAAWAEKNGKAGASIEQLSKDDDVKAIVAAAVDELNSGLNRWETIKQFRILPKELSVDGGELTPSLKVKRKVVEQEFSELIDNMYSG, from the coding sequence ATGCCGTCGGCAGGTCGCACCAGTGGCTCGCTCACTGAAAAAATGCCCACACCTGCTCCATCGTTCGGACAGTTAATCCTGAATCGGGTCAAAGAAAGCGGGCCAATGGAGGGCTTCCGCAAGCCAGCCGGGTCCGGCTGGAAATCATATACCTGGGACGAGACGCTGCAAGAGTGCTCCGAACTCGCCGCAGGTCTAGTCGCCCTCGGCGCAGAAATGGAACACCGGGTCGCTATCGCCAGCAGTACCCGGCTGGAGTGGGTATTCGCCGACTACGCCATCATGCTGTCGGGAGCAGCCACCACCACGGTCTATCCCAGCACCGGCGACGACGACGTCGCCTACATCCTGCAGGACTCCGGTACCGAGCTTTTGTTCGCAGAAGATCAGTCACAGGCGGATAAGGCACTAGCTGCCAAGATAGACCGGCTGGGGACGATCATCCTGATCGACGGTGAAGGTGATGGCGACAAGGTTATTAGTTGGAACCAACTGCGGGAAAAGGGCAAAGCGGCCCTGGCGGAAAACCCCAATCTCATTCAGGAGCGGGTAGACGCTACCGGTCCGGACAAGTTGGCCACGCTGATCTACACCTCCGGCACCACCGGCAAGCCCAAGGGCGTGGAACTCACCCACGGCAACTGGACCTATGAGGCCGCTGCCATGGATGCGCTCGGCATCATGGACAAGGCCGACGTGCAGTTCTTGTGGCTGCCGCTAGCTCACTCGTTCGGCAAGGTCCTCCTCGGTGGACATCTGCAGGTCGGCGGCGTCACCGTCGTTGACGGCCGGGTACCCAAGATCGTAGAGAACCTCCCGGTGATTCAGCCGACCTTGATGGCGGCCGTACCGCGAATCTTTGAGAAGGTCTACGCCGGTGTGCAGGCCAAGGCCGCCGAAGATGGTGGCCTCAAGGAGAAAATTTTCCACTGGGCCTTCAACGTAGGCAAGCGCGAGCACGCCAAAAAGATGAACGGCGAGAACTACGGTGGTTGGCAGCTAAATCTGGCCGACAAACTGGTGTACTCCAAGGTGCGTGAACGACTCGGCGGCAACTTGCGCTACATGGTGTCCGGTTCGGCAGCGCTGAGCGCGGAGATCAACGAGTGGTTCGACATCGTGGGTCTGCCGATCCTGGAGGGCTACGGCCTCACCGAGACCTCCGCAGCGACTTGCGTGAATCGGCCAGAATCGAAGATGGCCGGCACCGTCGGTCAGCCCCTGCCTGGTACCGAGATCAAGATCGCTGATGACGGCGAGATCATGGTCCGCGGCGGTGGCGTGATGCGCTGCTACCGGAATCGGGAAGAGGCCAACGAAGAAGTCTTCGGCGATCAGCCACCCAGTCCGGAACGCTGGTTCGCCACCGGTGACATCGGTGTCATCGACGACGCTGGCCGGATCAAGATCACCGACCGGAAGAAGGACCTGGTCAAGACCTCGGGTGGTAAGTACATCGCCCCAGGTGCGATCGAAGCGCAGTTCAAGGCCAAGTGCGGCATCGCCGGTGCGGTGTGTGTCATCGCCAACGAGCGCAAGTTCGCCAGTGCCCTAGTCGCATTGGATCCGGATGCCGCGGCCGCATGGGCCGAGAAGAACGGCAAGGCCGGTGCAAGCATCGAGCAGCTGTCGAAGGACGACGACGTCAAGGCCATCGTTGCGGCTGCAGTCGACGAGCTCAACTCCGGTCTGAACCGTTGGGAGACCATCAAGCAGTTCCGGATCCTTCCGAAGGAACTCTCTGTGGACGGTGGCGAGCTCACGCCGAGCCTCAAGGTGAAACGCAAGGTCGTGGAGCAGGAGTTCAGCGAACTGATCGACAACATGTACTCCGGCTGA
- the hemW gene encoding radical SAM family heme chaperone HemW, with protein MHVNTGGHVPATQQASVSALGFYVHVPYCSARCGYCDFNTYVPGEDGHRTRQNWLDAATTEIDRAADALGSRRRVETVFVGGGTPTLLPPADLGQVLSQIDDRIGLAVDAEVSVEANPETLNPAVLSGLRAAGFTRISIGMQSADPQVLSVLDRQHTPGGAVRAAELAADAGFEQVSLDLIYGTPGETLSSWRDSLNTALAAGVGHISAYALKVERGTALFRRVRSGEIAGVDDDYAAAAYEIADDLLTEAGLSWYEISNWAMPGQECRHNLGYWRNADWWGIGPGAHSHLAGVRWWNERNPVAWSEALAAGRDPRAGEEQLTEEQLTTELLMLGLRLPAGLSAEQIDAVATSQDWQTTATRLREQGLLLDAEPLRLTRAGRLLADWVTIELLESLS; from the coding sequence GTGCATGTGAACACTGGCGGCCACGTCCCCGCCACCCAGCAAGCTTCCGTCAGCGCGCTGGGGTTCTATGTGCACGTTCCCTATTGCAGTGCTCGGTGTGGCTACTGCGATTTCAACACCTACGTGCCGGGCGAGGATGGGCACCGCACCCGGCAAAACTGGCTCGATGCAGCAACCACCGAGATTGATCGGGCTGCCGATGCCTTGGGAAGTCGGCGTCGGGTCGAGACAGTTTTCGTCGGTGGCGGCACCCCGACACTCCTGCCGCCGGCAGACTTGGGTCAGGTGCTCAGTCAGATCGACGACCGGATCGGATTAGCAGTCGATGCGGAAGTCAGCGTCGAGGCGAATCCGGAGACGTTGAACCCAGCGGTGTTGTCTGGGCTGCGGGCGGCAGGATTCACCCGGATCTCCATAGGCATGCAAAGCGCCGACCCGCAGGTCCTCTCGGTGTTGGATCGGCAACACACCCCCGGTGGGGCGGTTCGCGCAGCGGAACTGGCCGCTGACGCTGGATTTGAGCAGGTCAGTTTGGACTTGATCTATGGCACGCCCGGTGAGACGTTGTCGAGTTGGCGAGACTCGCTCAACACTGCGCTAGCCGCTGGGGTTGGTCATATCTCGGCCTACGCCCTCAAGGTGGAGCGCGGGACCGCGCTGTTCCGTCGCGTCAGGTCCGGGGAGATCGCGGGGGTGGATGACGACTACGCCGCAGCCGCCTATGAGATCGCTGACGATCTGCTGACCGAAGCCGGATTGAGTTGGTACGAGATCTCCAACTGGGCAATGCCCGGTCAGGAATGTCGACACAACCTGGGTTACTGGCGCAACGCCGACTGGTGGGGGATCGGCCCCGGTGCCCACAGTCACCTTGCTGGGGTGCGGTGGTGGAATGAGCGCAATCCAGTGGCGTGGTCCGAAGCGCTCGCAGCGGGCCGCGACCCGCGGGCCGGTGAAGAGCAGTTGACCGAGGAGCAACTGACCACGGAACTGCTCATGCTGGGCTTGCGGCTGCCAGCGGGGTTGTCAGCCGAGCAAATCGATGCGGTAGCCACCAGTCAGGATTGGCAGACCACGGCGACCCGACTGCGGGAACAAGGTTTGCTGTTGGACGCGGAACCGCTGCGACTGACTCGAGCGGGCCGGCTACTAGCCGACTGGGTCACTATCGAGCTGCTCGAGTCACTGAGTTGA
- a CDS encoding HdeD family acid-resistance protein produces the protein MAYITPASPDREPTEEDVRNFISEAGRHWGVALSFGIISLLIGIAIMAWPDATVGLVAILLGVWLLISGIFSLVGSFTTGGDTASRVFMGIAGAIAIILGVLCFRGDEVEILALFVGISWLLQGIFQLIVGIQSNGQEGRGWDIFLGVIGMIAGVIVLVWPAPSLIVLAWVAGIWLVILGLITIIAAFRLRSVADKIQTAPEDQVSI, from the coding sequence GTGGCCTACATAACTCCCGCTTCACCGGATCGAGAGCCCACTGAGGAAGACGTCCGTAACTTCATCAGCGAAGCGGGCCGCCACTGGGGTGTTGCGCTGTCCTTTGGCATCATCTCGCTGTTGATCGGCATCGCCATCATGGCGTGGCCGGATGCCACCGTGGGACTGGTAGCGATCCTGTTGGGCGTGTGGCTGCTGATCAGCGGCATCTTCTCCCTCGTGGGTAGCTTCACCACCGGCGGCGACACTGCCAGCCGGGTGTTCATGGGGATCGCCGGCGCCATCGCCATCATTTTGGGCGTCCTGTGCTTCCGCGGTGACGAAGTGGAGATCCTGGCGCTGTTCGTCGGCATTAGCTGGCTACTGCAAGGCATCTTCCAGCTGATCGTGGGTATTCAGTCCAATGGTCAGGAAGGCCGGGGCTGGGACATTTTCCTCGGAGTTATCGGCATGATCGCCGGTGTCATCGTGCTGGTCTGGCCGGCACCATCGCTGATCGTGTTGGCCTGGGTGGCCGGTATCTGGTTGGTCATCTTGGGCCTGATCACGATCATCGCCGCCTTCCGGTTGCGCTCAGTGGCGGACAAAATCCAGACCGCGCCCGAAGATCAGGTTTCTATCTGA
- the hrcA gene encoding heat-inducible transcriptional repressor HrcA: MSDDRRLTVLRAIVQDFVASEEPVGSKGLVDRHDLGVSSATVRNDMAVLEEEGFIAQPHTSAGRIPTDKGYRMFVDRLADVRPLSAPERRAIQSFLDGAVDLDDVVQRGTRLLAQLTSQAAIVQYPSLARSSVRHVELVAMGPQRVLIVLIASTGRVEQRVIDSPTPIDPSLLADIRARLNTELADRSFDDIHDVVAGLESQFPPSERPLVGVLLATLVEAAVEQVEERVVVAGAANLARYDRDFPQSIHPVLEALEEQVVLLHLLGEADATDQVHVRIGRENDVADMVETSVVTSGYGPGDRAVAHLGVVGPTRMDYPASMTAVRAVARYLGRILSEQ, encoded by the coding sequence ATGTCCGATGATCGGCGTCTCACCGTGCTTCGCGCCATTGTGCAAGACTTCGTCGCCAGCGAGGAGCCGGTCGGTTCCAAGGGACTCGTCGATCGGCATGATCTCGGGGTGTCCTCGGCCACGGTGCGCAACGACATGGCCGTACTGGAAGAAGAAGGCTTCATCGCACAGCCGCATACCAGCGCAGGTCGAATACCCACCGACAAGGGCTACCGAATGTTCGTGGACCGGCTGGCCGACGTTCGACCGCTGTCGGCGCCGGAACGACGCGCCATTCAGTCCTTCCTCGACGGTGCGGTGGATCTGGATGATGTGGTGCAACGCGGGACCCGACTGCTGGCGCAATTGACCAGCCAGGCCGCCATCGTGCAGTACCCGTCGCTTGCCCGCTCGAGCGTGCGGCATGTGGAACTGGTGGCGATGGGGCCGCAGCGCGTGCTAATCGTGCTGATTGCGAGCACCGGCCGGGTAGAGCAGCGGGTGATTGATTCGCCCACGCCGATCGACCCCAGCCTGCTCGCTGACATCCGCGCTCGGCTGAATACGGAACTTGCTGACCGGTCCTTTGACGATATCCACGATGTGGTGGCTGGACTAGAGTCGCAGTTCCCGCCCAGCGAGCGTCCGTTGGTGGGTGTGCTGCTGGCGACGTTGGTGGAAGCCGCAGTGGAACAAGTGGAAGAGCGAGTAGTCGTCGCGGGTGCCGCCAACTTGGCCCGCTACGACCGCGATTTTCCGCAATCCATTCACCCAGTGCTGGAGGCGCTGGAGGAGCAAGTCGTGCTGTTACACCTTTTGGGTGAGGCGGATGCCACAGATCAAGTGCACGTCCGGATTGGGCGAGAGAACGATGTGGCAGATATGGTGGAAACGTCCGTCGTTACCTCCGGGTACGGCCCGGGGGACCGAGCCGTGGCCCACTTGGGGGTCGTCGGGCCGACCCGCATGGACTATCCCGCAAGTATGACCGCGGTTCGGGCAGTTGCCCGGTATCTCGGCCGAATCCTCTCGGAGCAGTAA
- the dnaJ gene encoding molecular chaperone DnaJ, producing MAAQIDYYEVLGVARDADAQEIKRAYRKMARELHPDVNPDPEVQDKFKMVTAAYEVLSDPQKRRLYDGGVDPLSGGGPSAGFDPFDLMETFFGTSGPRGPRPRSQRGQDALVRIEVELAEVLFGSERDITIETAIACGVCEGAGNAPNTEIITCTMCKGRGEVQMVQRSFLGQVMTTRACPQCRGFGNQIPNPCHECSGDGRVRTRRTVAFRVPPGVDSGTRIQLTGEGEVGPGAGPAGDLYIEILEKAHPVFQRDRDDLHCTLRVPMTAAALGISIPLETLDGEQTVVVDSGTQSGSQRTMPGLGVPHLRAQGRGNLIVEVEVLTPTELTGEQKELLEQLSQLRGEEEITVNPVEHNSGFFGRLKDAFAGR from the coding sequence ATGGCAGCTCAGATCGACTACTACGAGGTCCTCGGTGTCGCTCGCGATGCTGATGCACAAGAAATCAAGCGTGCTTATCGGAAAATGGCCCGGGAACTGCACCCAGACGTTAATCCTGACCCCGAAGTGCAAGACAAGTTCAAGATGGTGACCGCGGCCTACGAGGTACTTAGCGACCCGCAAAAGCGGCGACTGTATGACGGCGGTGTGGATCCGCTGAGTGGTGGCGGTCCGTCGGCTGGGTTCGACCCCTTCGACTTAATGGAAACCTTCTTCGGCACTAGTGGCCCGCGTGGCCCGCGGCCTCGCAGTCAGCGTGGTCAGGACGCGTTGGTGCGTATTGAGGTGGAACTGGCCGAGGTGCTGTTCGGTTCGGAGCGGGACATCACGATCGAAACCGCCATCGCCTGCGGGGTGTGCGAGGGCGCGGGTAATGCGCCGAATACCGAGATCATCACCTGCACCATGTGCAAGGGCCGCGGCGAAGTGCAGATGGTGCAGCGTTCCTTCCTGGGCCAAGTCATGACCACTCGCGCCTGCCCGCAATGCCGTGGCTTTGGCAACCAAATTCCCAACCCCTGCCACGAGTGCTCGGGGGATGGTCGCGTGCGTACCCGCCGCACCGTTGCGTTCCGGGTGCCGCCCGGGGTGGACTCCGGTACCCGCATCCAGTTGACCGGTGAAGGGGAAGTGGGTCCTGGTGCTGGCCCGGCCGGTGACCTCTACATCGAAATCTTGGAAAAAGCACACCCGGTGTTCCAACGGGATCGCGATGATCTGCACTGCACGCTGCGGGTGCCGATGACTGCTGCCGCACTGGGCATTTCCATTCCGCTGGAAACGCTAGATGGTGAACAAACCGTCGTCGTGGATTCCGGCACGCAATCGGGTTCGCAACGCACCATGCCTGGACTTGGGGTGCCCCATTTGCGCGCCCAGGGTCGCGGCAACTTGATCGTAGAGGTCGAAGTTCTGACCCCCACCGAGCTCACTGGTGAGCAGAAAGAACTGCTGGAGCAGTTGTCCCAGCTGCGCGGCGAAGAAGAAATCACCGTCAATCCAGTGGAACATAACTCCGGCTTCTTCGGTCGGCTCAAGGACGCGTTCGCGGGCCGATGA
- a CDS encoding 16S rRNA (uracil(1498)-N(3))-methyltransferase, whose product MTPPVFLIPATDLAKVQAGDRFPVTGEEGRHGAAALRLRSGESVVLVDGDGRRVPATVADVTRDSFVVELATPHDEPPPALSITAVQALAKGDRADSAVEMMTEAGVDRIIPWSASRSIAVWKGERAERGLRRWNAVVRAASKQARRARFPQVAPLHNTDQLAELLGSAATALVLHESAEQPLSTVPLASIGELVLVVGPEGGISDDELDRFRTAGATPVRLGGSVLRTSTAGVVAAAVVMTRSGRWQ is encoded by the coding sequence ATGACCCCGCCGGTCTTTCTGATCCCTGCCACTGACCTGGCTAAGGTCCAGGCTGGCGATCGGTTCCCGGTAACCGGCGAGGAAGGCCGCCATGGTGCCGCCGCGCTACGACTGCGGTCGGGTGAATCGGTAGTTCTGGTCGACGGTGACGGCCGGCGGGTTCCGGCGACTGTTGCCGACGTGACACGGGACTCGTTCGTCGTTGAACTGGCCACACCTCACGATGAGCCACCACCGGCCCTGAGCATCACCGCGGTGCAAGCACTGGCCAAGGGGGATCGTGCCGATAGCGCCGTGGAGATGATGACCGAGGCCGGGGTGGATCGCATCATTCCCTGGTCGGCGTCGCGCAGCATCGCGGTCTGGAAGGGCGAGCGAGCTGAACGCGGTCTGCGCCGCTGGAACGCGGTGGTGCGGGCGGCGAGTAAGCAAGCCCGGCGAGCTCGATTCCCGCAGGTGGCGCCGCTGCACAATACCGATCAGTTGGCGGAACTGCTCGGTAGCGCTGCCACCGCCTTGGTTTTGCATGAGTCAGCCGAGCAGCCGTTGTCGACGGTGCCGCTAGCTTCGATCGGCGAACTGGTACTGGTCGTGGGACCAGAGGGCGGCATCAGCGACGACGAACTGGATCGATTCCGGACCGCAGGTGCGACGCCGGTCCGGTTGGGTGGTTCGGTGCTGCGAACATCGACGGCCGGGGTAGTGGCGGCTGCGGTGGTCATGACCCGTAGCGGTCGCTGGCAGTAA
- a CDS encoding histidine triad nucleotide-binding protein, with protein MSGCLFCNIVAGDIPADVMYRDDEFVAFADINPVAPTHVLVIPVEHHATMAGLAESNPQLTGRLFRTATRVAEQEELGRGYRLVVNTGDEGGQTVHHVHVHILGARQMVWPPG; from the coding sequence ATGAGCGGCTGTCTGTTCTGCAATATCGTGGCTGGGGACATCCCAGCTGATGTGATGTATCGCGATGACGAGTTCGTCGCTTTCGCCGACATCAACCCAGTGGCGCCAACCCATGTGCTCGTGATCCCGGTGGAGCATCACGCGACGATGGCTGGTCTAGCCGAATCCAACCCGCAACTCACCGGTCGGCTCTTCCGTACCGCCACCCGGGTTGCGGAGCAGGAGGAACTTGGCCGTGGCTACCGATTAGTCGTCAATACCGGCGATGAAGGCGGCCAAACCGTGCATCACGTGCATGTACACATCTTGGGTGCTCGGCAGATGGTGTGGCCGCCGGGATGA
- a CDS encoding PhoH family protein, with amino-acid sequence MASVTAEARLSVPNSQPMVGLLGAGDELLRIVEDAFPGLDIHARGNQLTIAGLELEVRLCEQVFAEMLAVLDTGQSLTPDAVERSIVMLRSGHDQPSSVLTANILSARGKTIRAKTLGQKDYVDAIATNTVTFGIGPAGTGKTYLAVAKAVQALQRKEVNRIVLTRPAVEAGERLGFLPGTLIEKIDPYLRPLYDALHDMIDPDSVPRLMTSGTIEVAPLAYMRGRTLNDAFIILDEAQNTTPEQMKMFLTRLGFGSTMVVTGDVTQVDLPGGQSSGLRIVENILTGLNDVAFCRLGAQDVVRHKLVGKIVEAYGRYDESEQNHRRSEHREHRNR; translated from the coding sequence ATGGCGTCGGTGACCGCAGAGGCCCGCCTGTCGGTGCCCAACTCGCAACCCATGGTGGGCCTGCTCGGGGCGGGTGATGAGTTGCTACGCATCGTGGAGGACGCATTCCCTGGGCTCGACATCCACGCTCGCGGCAACCAACTCACCATCGCCGGACTGGAACTTGAGGTCCGACTGTGCGAACAGGTGTTCGCGGAAATGCTTGCTGTGCTCGACACTGGACAGTCATTGACCCCAGACGCGGTAGAGCGTTCCATCGTCATGCTGCGGTCTGGGCACGATCAGCCCTCTAGCGTGCTGACCGCGAATATTTTGTCCGCGCGCGGTAAGACGATCCGAGCCAAGACTCTGGGTCAAAAAGACTACGTAGACGCGATCGCAACCAACACCGTCACCTTCGGAATTGGCCCGGCGGGCACCGGGAAGACTTATCTGGCGGTTGCCAAGGCCGTCCAGGCATTGCAGCGCAAGGAAGTGAACCGGATTGTGTTGACGCGGCCGGCGGTGGAGGCCGGTGAGCGACTGGGATTCCTCCCCGGCACGCTGATCGAGAAGATCGATCCGTATCTGCGTCCGTTGTACGACGCCTTGCACGACATGATCGACCCGGACTCGGTCCCGCGGTTGATGACCAGTGGCACCATCGAAGTTGCCCCGTTGGCTTATATGCGCGGTCGTACGCTGAACGACGCATTCATCATCTTGGACGAAGCCCAAAACACCACCCCGGAACAAATGAAGATGTTCCTTACCCGATTGGGTTTCGGATCCACCATGGTCGTCACCGGGGATGTGACCCAAGTTGACCTGCCCGGGGGGCAGTCGTCGGGACTGCGTATCGTGGAGAACATTCTCACCGGTTTGAATGACGTCGCGTTTTGTCGCCTGGGTGCGCAAGATGTCGTACGGCATAAGTTGGTGGGGAAGATTGTGGAGGCCTACGGCCGCTACGACGAGAGCGAACAGAACCACCGCCGAAGTGAGCACCGTGAGCACCGGAACCGATAG
- the ybeY gene encoding rRNA maturation RNase YbeY: protein MSYGISWWGRLWRPTAATTRANRTTAEVSTVSTGTDSRLDFSNDTGDDQPVADLLQLAGFLLDELRMDAESELSISLVDEDAMTVLHVEWMDEPGPTDVLSFPMDELREPAPHEPAVSGILGDVVLCPAVAARQAVVAGHSSERELRILLTHGVLHLLGHDHAEPDEERAMFTRQRELVERYEADLGAGVDG, encoded by the coding sequence ATGTCGTACGGCATAAGTTGGTGGGGAAGATTGTGGAGGCCTACGGCCGCTACGACGAGAGCGAACAGAACCACCGCCGAAGTGAGCACCGTGAGCACCGGAACCGATAGCCGCCTCGATTTCAGCAATGACACCGGGGATGACCAGCCCGTCGCTGATCTATTGCAACTTGCCGGTTTTCTGTTGGATGAGTTGCGCATGGATGCCGAGTCAGAGTTGTCGATCTCGTTGGTAGACGAGGACGCCATGACAGTGCTGCACGTGGAATGGATGGACGAACCCGGTCCGACAGATGTGTTGAGTTTCCCAATGGACGAGCTGCGCGAACCGGCCCCGCATGAACCGGCAGTCTCCGGGATTTTGGGTGATGTGGTGCTATGTCCGGCTGTTGCGGCCCGTCAGGCAGTCGTTGCCGGGCACTCCAGTGAGCGAGAGCTGCGGATCCTGCTCACCCACGGTGTGTTGCACCTGCTGGGTCACGATCATGCTGAACCGGATGAGGAACGGGCCATGTTCACTCGGCAGCGGGAACTCGTGGAACGCTACGAAGCAGACCTGGGCGCGGGGGTCGATGGATGA